From the Chloroflexus aurantiacus J-10-fl genome, one window contains:
- the cofE gene encoding coenzyme F420-0:L-glutamate ligase — translation MQGEIRILPLRGIGEVQPGDDLVAILATAIDAAGGLEQGDILVVTQKIVSKAEGRLVDPSTIEPSPFAQEIARTAKKDARYQEVVLRESKRIVKMANGVLITETRHGLVCANSGVDESNVDGGRRLALLPLDPDASAAALREGLARRYDYAPAVIITDTFGRPWREGQVNVAIGVAGMLPLHDFAGVADPYGYTMQATLIAVADELAAAAELVMGKIDRVPAAIIRGYHYLPSQTATARQLIRDPRFDLFR, via the coding sequence ATGCAAGGTGAGATACGGATTTTGCCGTTGCGCGGGATCGGTGAGGTGCAGCCGGGTGATGACCTGGTGGCAATACTGGCTACGGCTATCGATGCCGCAGGCGGCCTCGAACAGGGCGACATTCTGGTCGTCACGCAGAAGATTGTCTCGAAGGCCGAGGGTCGTCTGGTCGATCCATCAACCATCGAGCCATCACCCTTTGCGCAAGAGATCGCCCGTACCGCGAAGAAAGATGCCCGTTATCAAGAGGTGGTGCTGCGCGAAAGTAAGCGCATCGTGAAGATGGCGAATGGCGTCCTCATCACCGAAACCCGCCATGGTCTGGTGTGTGCCAACAGTGGTGTTGACGAGTCAAATGTGGATGGTGGGCGGCGGCTGGCGTTGTTGCCGCTCGATCCCGACGCCAGTGCCGCTGCCCTGCGTGAAGGGTTGGCCCGGCGCTACGACTACGCACCAGCCGTAATTATTACCGACACCTTCGGTCGGCCATGGCGCGAGGGACAGGTGAATGTGGCGATTGGGGTCGCCGGGATGCTGCCGCTCCACGATTTTGCCGGCGTCGCCGATCCGTATGGGTACACGATGCAGGCAACGTTAATCGCTGTTGCCGATGAACTGGCTGCCGCCGCCGAGCTGGTCATGGGCAAGATAGATCGGGTGCCGGCGGCGATTATTCGTGGCTATCACTATCTACCCAGTCAGACTGCTACTGCTCGTCAGTTGATCCGCGATCCGCGGTTTGATCTCTTTCGGTAA
- a CDS encoding CPBP family intramembrane glutamic endopeptidase: MSGKQPSPATLVGLCVALGLPFILTLVSGGRSEVLWDTPRTVLIIAQEWVVTIILIGIVIFWERRPLASIGIVRTTWRDVLWGLGGFVVGALSFVTTIPLVTALGLGTTTTGINQLAQTPIALRVAIVITAGITEEILFRGYPIERFTEMTGKPYWGAGIAYLAFVLLHIPFWGLGGTIQIGVWSLLVTGLYVWRRNLPACMVMHVLNDAYAFILLPELFAQYLPQ, encoded by the coding sequence ATGTCTGGCAAGCAACCATCACCCGCAACCCTGGTCGGCCTATGTGTGGCGCTGGGTTTGCCCTTCATCCTGACCCTGGTGTCAGGTGGACGTTCGGAGGTGTTGTGGGACACTCCGCGCACCGTACTTATCATCGCTCAGGAATGGGTCGTTACGATTATTTTGATCGGCATCGTGATCTTCTGGGAGCGCCGACCGTTGGCGTCTATCGGGATCGTGCGCACGACGTGGCGCGATGTCTTGTGGGGACTGGGAGGTTTCGTGGTCGGTGCGCTCTCGTTTGTTACTACCATCCCGCTCGTGACGGCGTTGGGGCTGGGAACAACTACCACCGGTATTAATCAGTTGGCGCAGACCCCAATCGCGCTACGGGTGGCAATCGTGATCACCGCCGGGATCACCGAAGAGATACTCTTTCGCGGCTATCCGATTGAGCGCTTTACCGAAATGACCGGCAAGCCGTACTGGGGAGCAGGGATTGCCTACCTCGCTTTTGTGCTGCTCCATATTCCCTTTTGGGGATTGGGTGGCACTATCCAGATCGGGGTCTGGTCGCTGCTTGTAACCGGTCTTTATGTCTGGCGGCGAAATCTGCCGGCCTGTATGGTGATGCACGTGTTGAATGATGCGTATGCGTTTATCTTGCTCCCGGAATTGTTCGCGCAGTACCTGCCACAGTGA
- the mtnP gene encoding S-methyl-5'-thioadenosine phosphorylase, with protein sequence MHSATIGVIGGSGLYAMPDLKNPEEVRLTTPFGDPSDAFIIGELEGRRVAFLPRHGRGHRLNPSEVPARANIYAFKLLGVRALISVSAVGSLREDYAPGHAVIPDQIFDRTKGIRPATFFEGGVVAHVAFDRPFCPYLSNILLHAAQAAGAVVHQGGTLVVMEGPQFSTKAESEENRRRGHSLIGMTALPEAKLAREAEIAYATLAMVTDYDVWHPEHDAVTAEQVIKVLSANVNLSQQIVRHAVAQIDENFTSPAHDALRYAIVTHPDHIPAAVKERLAPIAGRYWS encoded by the coding sequence ATGCATAGCGCAACAATCGGTGTGATTGGTGGTAGCGGTCTCTATGCCATGCCCGACCTCAAAAACCCGGAAGAGGTTCGCCTGACTACACCGTTCGGCGATCCGAGCGATGCGTTTATCATCGGTGAACTGGAAGGGCGGCGGGTGGCGTTCCTACCGCGGCATGGGCGTGGTCATCGCCTGAACCCCAGCGAAGTGCCGGCACGGGCGAATATCTATGCGTTTAAGCTGTTGGGAGTGCGGGCGTTGATCTCGGTAAGTGCAGTTGGTTCGCTCCGCGAGGATTATGCCCCCGGCCACGCCGTGATTCCCGATCAGATTTTTGATCGCACCAAGGGCATTCGTCCGGCAACCTTCTTCGAGGGCGGCGTAGTGGCGCACGTGGCCTTTGATCGTCCATTCTGCCCGTATCTGAGCAATATTCTGCTGCATGCGGCGCAGGCTGCCGGCGCGGTTGTCCATCAGGGCGGAACACTGGTGGTCATGGAGGGGCCGCAATTCTCGACCAAAGCCGAGAGCGAAGAGAACCGTCGCCGTGGTCATAGCCTGATCGGGATGACGGCGCTTCCCGAAGCAAAGCTGGCCCGTGAAGCCGAAATTGCCTACGCCACCCTGGCTATGGTCACCGACTACGATGTCTGGCATCCCGAACACGATGCCGTGACCGCCGAGCAGGTGATAAAGGTGCTGAGCGCGAACGTAAACCTCTCGCAGCAGATTGTGCGTCACGCTGTGGCCCAGATTGATGAGAACTTTACCAGCCCGGCACACGATGCACTACGCTATGCTATTGTTACTCATCCCGATCATATTCCGGCAGCCGTGAAAGAGCGTTTGGCCCCAATCGCCGGACGCTACTGGTCGTGA